Proteins co-encoded in one Streptomyces sp. SLBN-31 genomic window:
- a CDS encoding hemolysin family protein — protein sequence MTAVQLLIGFATLVVNAFFVGAEFALISVRRSQIEPYAEEGDRRAKSVLWGLEHVSALMAAAQLGITLCTLVLGVVAEPAIAHLLEPFFHAVGVPQGAGQAVSFVIALTLATYLHMLLGEMVPKNIALAEPVRSALLLGPPLVALSRALRPVIFAINAFANVLLKLLRVETKDEVAATFSDAELIRIVRDSGEAGLLDDRAQERLRDALELGRRPVRDVVLPLERVVYARVGVTPEELERLSAESGFSRFPVVEENRRIVGYLHVKDALDASPRDVPFRVRDMRAIARVRAGTPLDDVLTAMRRSRTHLAAVLGDDGRLAGLVTMEDVLRELFGQPA from the coding sequence ATGACCGCCGTACAGCTGCTGATCGGTTTCGCGACCCTGGTCGTCAACGCCTTCTTCGTCGGCGCCGAGTTCGCGCTGATCTCCGTACGCCGGTCGCAGATCGAGCCGTACGCCGAGGAGGGCGACCGGCGGGCCAAGAGCGTGCTGTGGGGTCTTGAGCACGTGTCCGCCCTGATGGCGGCGGCACAGCTCGGCATCACGCTGTGCACGCTGGTCCTCGGCGTGGTCGCGGAACCGGCGATCGCCCATCTGCTGGAGCCGTTCTTCCACGCCGTGGGCGTGCCGCAGGGCGCCGGACAGGCGGTGTCCTTCGTGATCGCGCTGACCCTGGCCACCTATCTGCACATGCTGCTCGGCGAGATGGTGCCGAAGAACATCGCACTCGCCGAACCGGTGCGCAGCGCCCTGCTGCTCGGGCCGCCGCTGGTCGCCCTCTCCCGGGCCCTGCGGCCGGTGATCTTCGCGATCAACGCCTTCGCCAACGTCCTGCTGAAGCTGCTGCGGGTGGAGACCAAGGACGAGGTGGCGGCCACCTTCTCCGACGCCGAACTGATCCGTATCGTGCGGGACTCCGGTGAGGCGGGCCTGCTCGACGACCGGGCGCAGGAGCGGCTGCGGGACGCCCTGGAGCTCGGCCGCCGGCCCGTGCGCGATGTCGTCCTGCCGCTGGAACGCGTCGTCTACGCGCGCGTGGGCGTCACGCCCGAGGAACTGGAGCGGCTGTCGGCCGAGAGCGGCTTCTCCCGGTTCCCCGTGGTGGAGGAGAACCGCCGGATCGTCGGCTACCTGCACGTGAAGGACGCGCTGGACGCCTCGCCGCGGGACGTGCCGTTCCGCGTGCGGGACATGCGGGCCATCGCGCGCGTACGGGCGGGCACGCCGCTGGACGACGTGCTCACCGCGATGCGCCGCAGCCGCACGCACCTGGCGGCCGTCCTCGGCGACGACGGACGGCTGGCGGGCCTGGTGACGATGGAGGACGTGCTGAGGGAGCTGTTCGGGCAGCCGGCCTGA
- a CDS encoding SGNH/GDSL hydrolase family protein — protein MQTNPTHTSLVAVGDSFTEGMSDLLPDGSYRGWADLLAGRMAAVTPGFRYANLAVRGKLIGQIVEEQVDVAAAMRPDVITLVGGLNDTLRPKCDMGRVRGLLTEAVERLAPSCKQLVLMRSPGRQGPVLERFRPRMEELFATVEKLAARHDALVVDLYGAPSLSDPRLWDVDRLHLTAEGHRRVAEAVWQGLGYDPEDTDWRTPMPATVPPGWVARRIADARFARQHLLPWIGRRLTGRSSGDGRPAKRPDLLPYEE, from the coding sequence ATGCAGACGAACCCCACTCACACCAGCCTGGTCGCGGTCGGCGACTCCTTCACCGAGGGCATGTCGGACCTGCTGCCCGACGGCTCCTACCGCGGCTGGGCCGACCTGCTCGCGGGCCGAATGGCCGCCGTCACGCCCGGTTTCCGGTACGCCAACCTCGCGGTGCGCGGCAAGCTGATCGGGCAGATCGTCGAGGAGCAGGTCGACGTGGCCGCGGCGATGCGGCCCGACGTGATCACGCTGGTGGGCGGGCTGAACGACACCCTGCGGCCCAAGTGCGACATGGGGCGGGTGCGGGGCCTGCTCACCGAGGCCGTGGAGCGGCTGGCGCCCTCCTGCAAGCAGTTGGTGCTGATGCGCAGCCCGGGCCGCCAGGGACCGGTCCTGGAGCGGTTCCGGCCGCGGATGGAGGAGCTGTTCGCCACGGTCGAGAAGCTGGCCGCACGGCACGACGCGCTCGTCGTCGACCTGTACGGGGCGCCCTCGCTCTCCGACCCCCGCCTGTGGGACGTCGACCGGCTGCACCTGACCGCCGAGGGACACCGCAGGGTCGCGGAGGCGGTCTGGCAGGGCCTCGGCTACGACCCCGAGGACACCGACTGGCGCACGCCGATGCCGGCCACCGTGCCGCCCGGCTGGGTCGCCCGGCGCATCGCGGACGCCCGGTTCGCCCGGCAGCACCTGCTGCCCTGGATCGGCCGGCGGCTGACCGGCCGCTCCTCGGGCGACGGGCGGCCGGCGAAGCGCCCCGACCTCCTGCCCTACGAGGAGTAG
- a CDS encoding DUF4326 domain-containing protein has product MRTRVVNVRGRLHEYGPRLEHAPADLVYVGRRWTMGGWDLPKHPLYNPFAYDTPRRRRDGTRAEVMAMYRAYLLERPELLELVPPLRGRALACWCAPELCHADVLAELADTQAP; this is encoded by the coding sequence GTGCGCACGCGCGTGGTCAACGTCAGGGGCCGCCTCCACGAGTACGGCCCCCGGCTCGAGCACGCGCCCGCCGACCTCGTCTATGTCGGCCGCCGCTGGACCATGGGTGGCTGGGACCTGCCGAAGCACCCGCTGTACAACCCCTTCGCCTACGACACTCCGAGGCGCCGCCGGGACGGGACGCGGGCGGAGGTCATGGCCATGTACCGGGCGTATCTGCTGGAGCGCCCCGAACTGCTGGAGCTGGTGCCGCCGTTGCGCGGCCGGGCGCTGGCCTGCTGGTGCGCGCCCGAGCTCTGCCACGCGGACGTCCTGGCCGAGCTCGCCGACACACAGGCGCCGTGA
- the purB gene encoding adenylosuccinate lyase produces the protein MTSAPAKPRIPNVLAGRYASAELATLWSPEQKVKLERQLWLAVLRAQKDLGIEVPDAAIADYERVLDTVDLASIAEREKVTRHDVKARIEEFNDLAGHEHVHKGMTSRDLTENVEQLQIRLSLELMRDRTVAVLARLGKLAGEYGELVMAGRSHNVAAQATTLGKRFATAADELLVAYGRVEELLGRYPLRGIKGPVGTAQDMLDLLGGDAAKLADLEGRIAAHLGFAQAFTSVGQVYPRSLDYEVVTVLVQLAAAPSSLAKTIRLMAGHELVTEGFKPGQVGSSAMPHKMNTRSCERVNGLMVILRGYASMTGELAGDQWNEGDVSCSVVRRVALPDAFFALDGLLETFLTVLDEFGAFPAVVARELDRYLPFLATTKVLMGAVRAGVGRELAHEAIKENAVASALAMREQGAERNELLDKLAADERIPLDRAQLDALMADKLSFTGAAADQVAAVVARVEEIVKQHPEAAGYTPGAIL, from the coding sequence GTGACTTCCGCTCCCGCCAAGCCCCGCATCCCGAACGTCCTCGCCGGACGCTACGCCTCCGCCGAGCTCGCCACGCTCTGGTCGCCCGAGCAGAAGGTGAAGCTGGAGCGGCAGCTCTGGCTCGCCGTGCTGCGGGCCCAGAAGGACCTCGGGATCGAGGTGCCGGACGCGGCGATCGCCGACTACGAGCGTGTCCTCGACACCGTCGACCTGGCCTCGATCGCGGAGCGCGAGAAGGTCACCCGGCACGACGTGAAGGCCCGGATCGAGGAGTTCAACGACCTCGCCGGCCATGAACACGTGCACAAGGGCATGACCTCCCGCGACCTGACGGAGAACGTCGAGCAGCTGCAGATCCGGCTGTCGCTGGAGCTGATGCGCGACCGCACGGTGGCCGTCCTCGCCCGCCTGGGCAAGCTGGCCGGCGAGTACGGCGAGCTGGTCATGGCCGGCCGCTCCCACAACGTGGCCGCGCAGGCCACAACGCTGGGCAAGCGGTTCGCGACGGCCGCCGACGAGCTGCTGGTGGCCTACGGCCGGGTCGAGGAGCTCCTGGGCCGCTACCCGCTGCGCGGCATCAAGGGCCCGGTCGGCACGGCGCAGGACATGCTGGACCTGCTCGGCGGGGACGCGGCGAAGCTGGCGGACCTGGAGGGGCGGATCGCCGCGCACCTCGGCTTCGCGCAGGCCTTCACCTCGGTCGGCCAGGTCTACCCGCGCTCGCTGGACTACGAGGTCGTGACCGTGCTGGTGCAGCTCGCTGCGGCGCCGTCCTCGCTGGCGAAGACGATCCGGCTGATGGCCGGGCACGAATTGGTGACCGAGGGCTTCAAGCCGGGTCAGGTCGGCTCCTCGGCGATGCCGCACAAGATGAACACCCGCTCCTGCGAGCGCGTCAACGGCCTGATGGTGATCCTGCGCGGCTACGCGTCGATGACCGGCGAACTGGCGGGCGACCAGTGGAACGAGGGCGACGTCTCGTGTTCGGTGGTGCGCCGGGTGGCCCTCCCGGACGCGTTCTTCGCCCTGGACGGTCTGCTGGAGACCTTCCTCACCGTGCTCGACGAGTTCGGCGCCTTCCCGGCCGTCGTGGCCCGTGAGCTGGACCGCTACCTGCCGTTCCTCGCCACGACCAAGGTGCTGATGGGCGCCGTCCGCGCGGGCGTGGGCCGTGAGCTCGCGCACGAGGCCATCAAGGAGAACGCCGTCGCCTCCGCGCTGGCGATGCGCGAGCAGGGTGCCGAGCGCAACGAACTGCTGGACAAGCTGGCCGCCGACGAGCGCATCCCGCTCGACCGCGCCCAGCTGGACGCGCTGATGGCCGACAAGCTGTCCTTCACCGGCGCCGCCGCCGACCAGGTCGCCGCGGTGGTCGCCCGCGTCGAGGAGATCGTCAAGCAGCACCCGGAGGCCGCGGGCTACACGCCGGGGGCGATCCTCTGA
- the mug gene encoding G/U mismatch-specific DNA glycosylase, whose translation MVADGLSVLFCGINPGLMSAASGHHFARPGNRFWPVLHLSGFTPRLLKPSEQRELLSYGLGITNVVARATARADELGAEEYQEGGRQLALKVARLKPRWLAVVGVTAYRAAFDDRKARVGPQERVIGETRVWVLPNPSGLNAHWTAQTMAEEFARLRSAAVEGS comes from the coding sequence GTGGTCGCGGACGGCCTCTCCGTGCTCTTCTGCGGCATCAACCCGGGGCTGATGTCGGCGGCGAGCGGTCACCACTTCGCCCGGCCCGGCAACCGCTTCTGGCCGGTGCTGCATCTGTCCGGGTTCACCCCGCGTCTGCTGAAGCCGTCGGAGCAGCGGGAGTTGCTGTCCTACGGGCTCGGCATCACGAACGTCGTGGCACGGGCCACCGCCCGGGCCGACGAGCTCGGTGCTGAGGAGTACCAGGAGGGCGGGCGGCAGCTGGCGCTCAAGGTGGCGCGGCTCAAGCCCCGGTGGCTGGCCGTGGTGGGGGTCACCGCCTACCGGGCCGCCTTCGACGACCGCAAGGCCAGGGTGGGCCCGCAGGAGCGGGTGATCGGGGAGACCCGGGTGTGGGTGCTGCCCAACCCGAGCGGTCTGAACGCGCATTGGACGGCGCAGACGATGGCGGAGGAGTTCGCACGGCTCAGGTCGGCGGCGGTCGAGGGCTCGTAA
- a CDS encoding ABC transporter permease subunit: MEFTPVLRSELLKIRTLRSLVGGLCAVLLSTVLFSALAGADSGGPDFDPLFTVFFGVAFGQIAAIAFGTTAVAAEFRGGALRATLTAVPRRGRWFAAKAVAVGAPVLVVGLLTGGVSLAVGKAVVGEKADLTWGEEVRGVVGCGLYLTLMALLAAGLTAVLRSGVATLSLLIPFLLIVSFVIGDMSDSLADLLPDRAGQVVLHRTWDGSFGPWTGLAVTALWAAAALAAGVWSVRRRDA; the protein is encoded by the coding sequence ATGGAATTCACGCCCGTTCTGCGCTCGGAACTGCTCAAGATCCGCACACTGCGGTCCCTCGTCGGCGGCCTGTGCGCGGTGCTGCTCTCGACCGTCCTGTTCTCCGCCCTGGCCGGCGCCGACAGCGGCGGCCCGGACTTCGACCCGCTCTTCACCGTCTTCTTCGGGGTCGCCTTCGGGCAGATCGCGGCGATCGCGTTCGGCACGACGGCCGTTGCCGCCGAGTTCCGGGGCGGCGCGCTGCGGGCGACCCTCACCGCGGTGCCGCGCCGGGGGCGGTGGTTCGCGGCGAAGGCGGTGGCAGTGGGCGCACCCGTCCTGGTGGTGGGCCTGCTGACGGGCGGTGTGAGCCTGGCCGTGGGCAAGGCCGTTGTGGGGGAGAAGGCGGATCTGACCTGGGGCGAGGAGGTAAGGGGTGTCGTCGGCTGCGGGCTCTATCTGACGCTGATGGCCCTGCTCGCGGCCGGACTGACCGCCGTGCTGCGCAGTGGCGTCGCCACGTTGAGCCTGTTGATCCCGTTCCTGCTCATCGTCTCCTTCGTCATCGGCGACATGTCCGACTCCCTCGCCGACCTGCTGCCGGACCGGGCGGGCCAAGTGGTCCTCCACCGGACCTGGGACGGCTCGTTCGGCCCGTGGACCGGCCTCGCCGTGACGGCGCTGTGGGCCGCGGCCGCGCTGGCGGCGGGGGTGTGGAGCGTGCGCCGGCGGGACGCCTGA
- a CDS encoding ABC transporter ATP-binding protein, whose amino-acid sequence MTSIDVQNLTKEYGTRRAVDDLTFSVRPGRVTGFLGPNGAGKSTTMRLVLGLDRPTSGTAAIGGRPYTGLREPLRHVGALLDAQAAHGSRTGRDHLRTLATSNRIPGRRVEEVLEETGIAAVARRRVRTYSLGMRQRLGIAAALLGDPEVVMLDEPSNGLDPEGIVWIRSLLRRLAAQGRTVLVSSHLMNETASFADHLVVLGRGRLLADTPMREFIDTRVRPRVRIRTTDATALTGVLARHGHEAVRHEAGHWTVDHARVDDIGRLASAAGVPLLELATEEGTLEQAYLDLTSGEAEFTAPSQEA is encoded by the coding sequence ATGACCAGCATCGACGTCCAGAACCTCACCAAGGAATACGGCACCCGGCGGGCCGTGGACGACCTCACCTTCAGCGTCCGTCCCGGCCGTGTCACCGGCTTCCTCGGCCCCAACGGCGCCGGCAAGTCCACCACCATGCGGCTCGTGCTCGGCCTGGACCGGCCCACATCCGGCACCGCCGCCATCGGCGGCCGCCCCTACACAGGCCTGCGCGAACCCCTGCGCCACGTCGGCGCCCTCCTAGACGCCCAGGCCGCGCACGGCTCCCGCACCGGACGGGACCATCTGCGCACCCTGGCGACGAGCAACCGCATCCCCGGCCGGCGGGTCGAGGAGGTGCTGGAGGAGACGGGCATCGCCGCCGTCGCGCGGCGCCGGGTGCGGACGTACTCGCTCGGGATGCGGCAGCGGCTCGGCATCGCCGCCGCCCTGCTCGGTGACCCCGAGGTGGTCATGCTCGACGAGCCCTCCAACGGCCTCGACCCCGAAGGCATCGTCTGGATCCGGTCGCTGCTGCGCCGGCTCGCGGCTCAGGGCCGCACGGTACTGGTCTCCAGCCACCTCATGAACGAGACCGCCTCCTTCGCCGACCACCTCGTCGTCCTGGGCCGCGGCCGCCTGCTGGCCGACACGCCGATGCGGGAGTTCATCGACACGCGTGTGCGCCCACGGGTGCGGATCAGAACGACCGACGCCACCGCGCTCACGGGGGTGCTCGCCCGGCACGGTCACGAGGCCGTACGGCACGAGGCCGGCCACTGGACCGTCGACCACGCGCGCGTGGACGACATCGGGCGCCTCGCCTCCGCCGCCGGCGTCCCCCTCCTCGAACTCGCCACGGAGGAGGGCACCCTGGAGCAGGCCTATCTCGATCTGACCAGTGGCGAGGCCGAGTTCACCGCACCGTCCCAGGAGGCCTGA
- a CDS encoding sensor histidine kinase: MARFLRPLLRGTTYTRLLHLWVPVLFVSVWMFIGPSWPWVPALLLAPVGLIPAVRTGEGVQARWMLTPGEPDAGFSMAPSTTWRHRLRTTVWLEVRLGLGILAAFACVWLPVTCYGLVRAALGSPGGEVPFLRDIPGHWAWALAAPLPLLALYGVVVGLGGLATAVARALLGPSAAERLAALEERTDQLLERTRIARELHDSIGHALTVAVVQAGAARAAGDPAFTDRALAAIEETGRAALEDLERVLGVLRESGRPVGSRPTLTDADRLLESARASGAKIDAEVSGALESVPGPVSREGYRILQEALTNVLRHAGAVPVRVGVDVADGRLVLEVRNPLTGDTAGAGGGSGLRGIRERAALLGGRARTGPADGQWQVHVELPVS, from the coding sequence ATGGCCCGCTTTCTGCGCCCGTTGCTCCGGGGGACGACGTACACACGGCTGCTGCACCTGTGGGTGCCGGTGCTGTTCGTCAGCGTGTGGATGTTCATCGGCCCCTCGTGGCCGTGGGTGCCGGCGCTGCTGCTGGCTCCGGTCGGGCTGATCCCGGCCGTGCGCACGGGTGAGGGGGTGCAGGCCCGCTGGATGCTGACGCCCGGGGAACCGGACGCGGGTTTCTCGATGGCGCCGTCGACGACCTGGCGCCACCGGCTGCGTACCACGGTGTGGCTCGAAGTGCGCCTTGGGCTGGGCATATTGGCGGCGTTCGCCTGTGTCTGGCTGCCCGTCACGTGCTACGGGCTGGTGCGGGCCGCGCTCGGCAGTCCCGGCGGCGAGGTGCCATTCCTGCGGGACATACCGGGGCACTGGGCCTGGGCGCTCGCCGCTCCGCTGCCCCTGCTCGCGCTGTACGGCGTCGTCGTCGGCCTCGGCGGGCTGGCGACGGCCGTCGCCCGTGCGCTCCTCGGGCCGTCCGCCGCCGAGCGTCTCGCCGCTCTGGAGGAGCGTACCGACCAGCTTCTGGAACGCACCCGGATCGCCCGTGAGCTGCACGACTCCATCGGTCACGCGCTGACCGTGGCCGTGGTGCAGGCGGGCGCCGCCCGTGCGGCCGGTGATCCTGCCTTCACGGACCGGGCGCTGGCCGCCATCGAGGAGACCGGCCGGGCCGCCCTGGAGGACCTGGAGCGCGTGCTCGGCGTGTTGCGCGAGTCCGGGCGCCCGGTCGGCAGTCGGCCCACGCTCACCGACGCCGATCGTCTGCTGGAGTCCGCTCGCGCCTCCGGAGCCAAGATCGACGCGGAGGTCTCCGGCGCGCTGGAGTCGGTTCCCGGCCCGGTCTCCCGCGAGGGCTACCGCATCCTTCAGGAGGCCCTGACGAACGTCCTGCGGCACGCGGGAGCCGTCCCGGTGCGCGTCGGTGTCGACGTCGCGGACGGGCGACTGGTGCTGGAGGTGCGCAACCCGCTGACCGGCGACACGGCGGGGGCCGGCGGCGGTAGCGGACTGCGCGGCATACGCGAGCGCGCGGCCCTGCTGGGCGGTCGCGCGCGGACCGGCCCCGCCGACGGCCAGTGGCAGGTACATGTGGAGCTGCCGGTGAGTTGA
- a CDS encoding response regulator transcription factor has product MPVTVLLVDDEPLVRAGLRAVLEAQPDIEVVGEAADGAAVIPLVRQLRPDVVAMDVRMPLLDGIEATRAVLRTVQEPPKILVVTTFENDEYVYEALRAGADGFLLKRARPAEIVQAVRLVAEGESLLFPASVRRLAAEFGDGGGNRAAREALERARLTEREGEVLRLMARGLSNAEIAARLVVGTETVKSHVSSVLAKLGARDRTQAVIAAYESGFVTPG; this is encoded by the coding sequence ATGCCGGTGACCGTTCTCCTCGTCGACGACGAGCCGCTCGTACGCGCGGGATTGCGTGCCGTGCTGGAGGCTCAGCCGGACATCGAGGTCGTCGGGGAGGCGGCCGACGGCGCGGCGGTGATCCCGCTGGTGCGGCAGCTGCGTCCGGACGTCGTCGCGATGGACGTGCGCATGCCGCTCCTGGACGGCATCGAGGCCACGCGCGCGGTGCTGCGGACGGTCCAGGAGCCGCCGAAGATCCTGGTGGTGACGACGTTCGAGAACGACGAGTACGTCTACGAGGCGCTGCGGGCCGGAGCGGACGGTTTCCTGCTGAAGCGGGCACGGCCCGCCGAGATCGTGCAGGCGGTACGGCTGGTCGCCGAGGGCGAGTCGCTGCTGTTCCCGGCGTCGGTGCGGCGGCTGGCCGCCGAGTTCGGCGACGGGGGCGGGAACCGGGCGGCCCGGGAGGCGCTGGAGCGGGCCCGGCTGACGGAGCGGGAGGGCGAGGTGCTGCGGCTGATGGCCCGCGGGCTGTCGAACGCGGAGATCGCCGCCCGGCTGGTCGTCGGTACCGAAACGGTGAAGTCGCACGTCAGCTCCGTGCTGGCGAAGCTGGGCGCCCGGGAC